In a genomic window of Penaeus monodon isolate SGIC_2016 chromosome 27, NSTDA_Pmon_1, whole genome shotgun sequence:
- the LOC119590395 gene encoding uncharacterized protein LOC119590395, which yields MKYALALFLVAAVCLLPGLCLEVWQTANDYISFAVMKSCLGEELAVQMQRKGVRLGQECLQKLEPQPASQHARSRRNIMKMPPNPSVGLQMCNMKAWDLLKEDGTIQFENVEAFFRNVSHDKTLQDDLLQLSLSCKTSSPPTAGLQDDQKFKVAVSYLSCLNAGGLKACMGYEHRKYFNDL from the exons ATGAAGTATGCCCTGGCGCTGTTTCTGGTGGCGGCCGTGTGTCTTCTCCCCGGTCTCTGCCTCGAGGTCTGGCAAACAGCAAACGACTACATCAGCTTCGCG GTGATGAAAAGTTGTCTGGGCGAAGAATTAGCTGTTCAGATGCAGAGGAAGGGGGTTCGCCTTGGTCAGGAATGTCTTCAGAAACTG GAACCGCAGCCCGCGAGCCAACACGCCCGCAGCAGGAGG AATATAATGAAGATGCCCCCCAACCCTTCAGTCGGTCTTCAGATGTGTAACATGAAAGCATGGGATCTG CTCAAAGAAGACGGCACAATACAGTTCGAAAACGTGGAGGCATTCTTTCGAAATGTCTCCCATGACAAGACACTCCAAGACGATCTCCTACAGCTTTCCCTTTCATGCAAGACGTCTTCCCCGCCTACAGCAGGACTACAAGACGATCAGAAATTCAAGGTTGCAGTCAGTTATCTGAGTTGTCTGAACGCCGGAGGTTTAAAGGCCTGTATGGGCTACGAACATCGGAAATATTTCAATGACCTGTAG
- the LOC119590801 gene encoding cysteine sulfinic acid decarboxylase-like, which translates to MERFVLAKLGSMFGLEKADGIFAPGGSISNLHAMLLARYKLHPESKQSGIFTLKPLVAFTSDQSHYSIKKAAVTMGLGLDNVVQVKTDSLGRMIPQELKKAVKRVRDEGKEPFFVCATCGSTVLGAYDPLKELADVCNQEGLWLHADACVGGSAIFSDKLKHYLYGIQRADSIAWNPHKMLCVPLQCSVFLTRHQGLLDACHSTRASYLFQQDKFYDVGYDVGDKNFQCGRKVDVFKLYFILSVHGLDEIARRIEAAFDAAAYLSEQVALRPGFRQVIPAAQCANTCFWFVPESLRGQEETPGWWEKLGKVAPRVKTRMVQSGTLMVGYQPIENKNLVNFFRMTNTCVPVPTSADMDFVLDEIERLGKDL; encoded by the exons ATGGAGCGCTTCGTCCTCGCCAAGTTGGGATCGATGTTCGGCTTGGAAAAGGCGGATGGCATCTTCGCTCCGG GTGGCAGCATTAGCAACTTACACGCCATGCTTTTGGCGAGATACAAACTTCACCCTGAAAGCAAGCAGTCGGGAATTTTTACCCTGAAACCCCTCGTCGCCTTCACTTCAGACCAG AGCCACTACTCGATCAAGAAGGCCGCCGTCACCATGGGCTTAGGCCTAGATAACGTCGTACAGGTCAAGACAGATTCCTTAGGGCGCATGATCCCGCAGGAGCTGAAGAAGGCCGTGAAGCGAGTACGAGACGAGGGCAAGGAGCCCTTCTTCGTCTGCGCCACCTGCGGGAGTACGGTTCTTGGGGCTTACGACCCGCTGAAGGAACTCGCCGACGTCTGTAATCAGGAGGGACTCTGGCTGCACGCTGAT GCGTGTGTTGGAGGCTCTGCTATATTTTCGGATAAGCTAAAACATTATCTCTATGGAATTCAAag GGCTGACTCGATCGCGTGGAATCCTCACAAGATGCTGTGTGTTCCTCTACAGTGTTCCGTGTTCCTCACTCGCCACCAG GGTCTCCTCGACGCGTGCCACTCCACGCGGGCGTCGTATCTCTTCCAGCAAGACAAGTTCTACGACGTGGGCTACGACGTGGGTGACAAGAACTTCCAGTGCGGCAGAAAAGTGGACGTGTTCAAGCTGTACTTCATCCTCAGTGTTCATGGCTTGGATGAGATCGCGAGGAGGATCGAGGCGGCCTTCGATGCTGCTGC GTACCTCAGCGAGCAGGTAGCCCTCAGGCCCGGTTTCCGACAGGTGATCCCAGCCGCTCAGTGCGCCAACACCTGCTTCTGGTTCGTCCCAGAGAGCCTCAGGGGCCAAGAAGAGACGCCGGGGTGGTGGGAGAAGCTGGGAAAG GTCGCGCCACGTGTCAAGACGCGAATGGTGCAATCAGGCACTCTCATGGTCGGATATCAACCAATAGAGAACAAGAATCTCGTGAATTTTTTCCGCATGACCAACACCTGCGTGCCTGTTCCTACGTCAGCTGACATGGACTTCGTTCTGGATGAGATTGAACGGCTAGGAAAAGATTTGTAG